AGTTCACGACGTTCCGTCGGGCGTTCATGGCGGTGCCGGCGCAGATCATCTCGACGGGCAGGCGGATCGTGTTCCGCCTCTTGTCGTGGAACCCCTGGCAGCACGTCTTCTTCCGGCTGCTTGATCAACTGCGTACGCCGCTGCGATGCTGACGACGCTTCATGAAGCCGGAGTTCGGATGCGCCGGTCCCTATTCACCCCTGACCGCACGACGTGCAGCTGAGATCGACATGAGACTTCCGACAACACGAGCCACTCAAGCGGCCGATGCGGCGCCGGGCGGACAAGTTGTGCGCCGACTCTCCATGCCGAAATGGCAGTGCGGCGCGCTTCGCACTCGCTTGTTTCAGGACTAGATCCGCAGCGGTTCGGGCATGAACGTCACCAGCGGGATCGCCAGCGAGAGGAACCCGAGGACGGTCCGGAAGCGATCGAGCGGCCGATCCTCCTCGCGGATCGGCGGGTGGTCGACGCCGATCAACGTCACCAGGACCACCATGATCACCCAGTTGAACCTGCCGAGGACGACGACGGCGGTGATCGCCGCCAGCAGCAGCGTCCGCGCGACCCAGTTGGCACGGCGGCCGAGCAGCGCGTAGACGACATGCCCGCCGTCGAGCTGGCTGACGGGGATCATGTTGAGACCGGTCACGAGCAGGCCCACCCACCCGGCCATGTACAGCGGATTGGGATCGATGCCCGCGGCCGACAGCAGATCGGGGCGGACCAGCCGCATCAGCCATTCGGCGAGCGGCGGCATCGCGAACAGCGGATCCGCCGCCGGGGTGCCGACGAGGAGCCCGACCACCAGCGCCGGGACCGCCAAGACCAACCCCGCCAGCGGACCGGCCAGGGCGATGTCGAACAGCTCGCGGCGGTCGGCCCGCGAGCCCTCCATGCCGATCACGGCCCCGAGCGTGCCGGTGAGCATCACCGGCACGGGGATGAAAAACGGCAGCGTCGCCGGGATGCCGTGCAGCCGGGCGGCCATGAAGTGCCCCGCCTCGTGGGCGCCGAGCACTGCCAGCACAGCCAGCATGTAGACGACCCCGCGGTCCCAGTGTCCGGGGAGGGCCGACATGAGGTCGGCATCGAAGCCGAGTACCACCGGCTGCCAGCCCACGACTCCCGCGGCGAACGTGGTCAGTGCCGTGGCGCACCACAGCAGCCCCTGAAGCGAGAGGCGCGGCATCCGCCGGCGCCCGGGCAGGACGACGAGCGGATCGACGGTGGGGGTCGAACCTGGCATGGGGGAGAGAATACTTGTTTGCCCGGTACGCTGGTACACTGCCGTAGCTTTTCCAGAGCCGATCCGCACTTTTCAGGAGCCCCGCCGCATGAGTCGTCGCGCGCCCTTCGCCTTGTCGCTCACGCCGCTGTCGATCGTCGTGGCACTCACGGTCGCGACCGTCACCCTGCCGGCCCGCGGACAGGAGCCGCGGCCGCGCCAGGTGATCGCCGTCGCCGCGCTCGACAGCTATGCCGACATCAAGAAGCAGCTCACCTGGCTCGGGCCCCACGTCGACAACCCCACGCTCGCCGGGCTGCTCGAGAGCACGCTGTTGTTCGCCACGCAGGGCAAGGGGCTCAACGGCCTCGACGTGCGGCGGCCGATCGGCGTCCTCGTCACCAGCGACGGCGCCGACGTCGCCGCCCACGCGCTGCTGCCGGTGAAGGATCTCGACAAGCTCCTCGCCTCGCTCGAGGGGGTCACTGGCCGGGTGGAGAAGTCGCAGCAGCGGCGGCGTCTGTCGCTCCCCTCGGGGATGGACATCGACATCGTCGAGCGCGACGGCTGGGCGCTGGTCGGCCAGGCCGGCAGCCAGGCTCCGGTCGAAGACCCGCTCAAGCTGCTCGAGCCGCTCGCCGGCGACTATTCGCTGGTCATCAAGGCGTTCCCCAGCCGCTTGCCGGAGGGGATCAAGGCGCTGCTGCAGTCGGCGATCCGACAGATGGCCGAATCGAGTGCCGCGGAAGGGCGGCCGGTCGATGCCAATGCCGTCAGCGCCGCCATTGATGCGGTGGGCACGCTCGAGTCGTTGCTCGTCGGGGTCGGCATCGACGACGGCAAGAACCGCGTGTTCATCGAGAACCGGACCGTGGCGCCCACCGGCCGGGCGCCGGCCGCGAGCGGACCGCTCACCGTGTCCTCGGCGAAGACGGGCGACGGAGGCCCGGCGGCGCTGCGGGCGGTGGTGTCGCAGGAACTCTCCACCGGAGACCAGCAGAAAGTGCTGGCGTTGCTCGACGGCGCGATTCCCGGGGTCAACGCCGATCTCGCCGGGAGGATCGTCGGCGGTGTCGTCCGCGCGATCGCCGGGGCGATGGTCTCGTCGGGCGCGCTCGACGCCGCCGCGACGCTCGACACCTCCGATGCCAAGTCGGGCCCGACGCTGTCGGCGGCGCTGCGGGTGAAGGACGGCCCGGCGCTCGAGAAGCAGATCAAGGAGCTCCTCGGCCCGGGGGCCGGACTGCCCGGTGCTGTCGACGTCCGCTTCGACACCGGCCGGGTCGGCGACGCCAACCTCCACACCGTGGGCGTCGACCTCGGCGGTGTCCCAGGCGCCGAGATGATCGGCCGACCGCTGGCGTTCACGCTGGCCGTCGGCCCGCGCTACGCCTACCTCCTCGAGGGCGGCGACGCCAAGGCCCGGCTGGGCGAGCTCCAGGCCGGCAGCGGGAAGGCGATCACCAACGCCCCGCAGGGCATGAACGTCACCGTGGCCATGGACGAAATCCTCTCGTTCGCCGCG
This sequence is a window from Planctomycetota bacterium. Protein-coding genes within it:
- a CDS encoding site-2 protease family protein; translation: MPGSTPTVDPLVVLPGRRRMPRLSLQGLLWCATALTTFAAGVVGWQPVVLGFDADLMSALPGHWDRGVVYMLAVLAVLGAHEAGHFMAARLHGIPATLPFFIPVPVMLTGTLGAVIGMEGSRADRRELFDIALAGPLAGLVLAVPALVVGLLVGTPAADPLFAMPPLAEWLMRLVRPDLLSAAGIDPNPLYMAGWVGLLVTGLNMIPVSQLDGGHVVYALLGRRANWVARTLLLAAITAVVVLGRFNWVIMVVLVTLIGVDHPPIREEDRPLDRFRTVLGFLSLAIPLVTFMPEPLRI